In the Mesorhizobium sp. M1D.F.Ca.ET.043.01.1.1 genome, CATCGCCGTCTGGCCGACGCCCTGGAAGACGAAGACGCCAAAACCGCCGCCGCCGATCAGCGCCGCAATGGTGGCAAGCCCGATGTTCTGCACCAGAACGATGCGGATGCCGGTCAGGATCACCGGAAAGGCGAGCGGGAACTCGACATCGAGCAGGCGCTGGCGGTCGGTCATGCCCATGCCGCGGGCGGCATCGTTGGCGGCGCGCGGCACACCGGCAAGGCCGACCACGGTGTTCGCGACAACCGGCAGCAGCGAGTATAGAAACAGCGCGACAAAGGCGGGCGCGGTGCCGATGCCCCTGATGCCGGCCGCCGCCGCGCCCGGCACATGCGCGGCCACCCAGCCGAGCGGCGCGATCAGCAGGCCGAACAGCGCGATCGACGGAATGGTCTGTATGATGTTGAGCACATTCAGCACCCCTGCCCGCAGCGGCTCGACGCGGTGGCAGAGGATGCCGAGCGGCAGCCCAACCACCACCGCAGCCGCCAGCGAGCCCAGCGCCAAGGTGATGTGCTTGGAGCCCTCCGCCCAAAAGCTGTCGGAGCGGCTGGAATATTCCTTGAGGATGGACAACGTATCCCAGCTTCCCGAAAAGAGCAGCGCGCCGACGGCGAGCGCGGCGACGGCAAGAGCGCCGACGCGCCCCCATGGCGTCAGGTCCAGCCTGGTGAGCACATCGGCCAGAAGCAGCGTGAAGGCGAAGATCAGCAGCCAGAAGCCGGAAGCCGGCGCGACGCGGGCGAACGTGTTGCCGGCGGGCGTGAGAAAGCCGCCGGCAGTGCCGATCACAATGGCAAGGGCGGCGAGCGCGACCACGCTTGCGGCAAGTCGTAGCATGAGCGGCGTCCGCAGCAAGGCAATTATGCCGCCAACAATGACGACAGCGAGCAACAATGCCCCAAGCGCGGACGGCAGCGCTTCAAGAATCGACCGCGCCTGTCCTGGCACGATTCGGTTGGCGCGGAAGGTGGCGAACGGGGCGAAGAACGCGGCATAGGCGACGATCGCGGCAATGACCACGCCAAGCTTGTCGAAGCGGAAAGTCATCGACTGCCCCGGCGGCGATTTGGAAGGGCAGGATTCGGAAGGCCCCGCTCCTTCGCGCCCCCCTCCGTCCTGCCGGACATCTCCCCCGCAAAGGGGGAGATCAGCAGTTCCGCCAACCGCATCTTTCCAGCTCGCACTTGTTATGCCGGGATCTACTTCAAAAACCCGTCCTTCTTCAAAAAGTCCTCCGCGACTGCCTTCGCAGGCTCACCGCCGAGCTGGACGCGGCCGTTGAGCTGCTGCAGCGTGACGAGGTCGAGCTTGGCGAAGACCGGCTTCAGCAGCGTCTCGATCTCAGGATGTTCCTTGAGCACCTGCTCGCGGATGATGGGCGCCGGCTGGTAGACGGGCTGCACGGCCCTGTCGTCCTCGAGCACGACGAGTCCGGAGGGCTGAATGCCGCCGTCGGTGCCGTAGACCATGGCGGCGTTGGCGCCGTTGGTCTGGTTGGCGGCGGCGGCGATGGTCGCGGCCGTATCGCCGCCGGAAAGCGTGATCAACTGGTCCGGCTTCAGCTTGAAGCCGTAAGTGCTCTGGAAGGCAGGCAGCGCCGCCGCCGAATTGACGAACTC is a window encoding:
- a CDS encoding ABC transporter permease; the encoded protein is MTFRFDKLGVVIAAIVAYAAFFAPFATFRANRIVPGQARSILEALPSALGALLLAVVIVGGIIALLRTPLMLRLAASVVALAALAIVIGTAGGFLTPAGNTFARVAPASGFWLLIFAFTLLLADVLTRLDLTPWGRVGALAVAALAVGALLFSGSWDTLSILKEYSSRSDSFWAEGSKHITLALGSLAAAVVVGLPLGILCHRVEPLRAGVLNVLNIIQTIPSIALFGLLIAPLGWVAAHVPGAAAAGIRGIGTAPAFVALFLYSLLPVVANTVVGLAGVPRAANDAARGMGMTDRQRLLDVEFPLAFPVILTGIRIVLVQNIGLATIAALIGGGGFGVFVFQGVGQTAMDLVLLGAVPTVALAFAAAIILDAVIEMTSTKRRADSE